The genomic interval AATGATGAATACTAAATTAGTCTGCAAATACAAGTAGAGTCACTGCTGAGCTGAGATTCAggttattatttcattcatcttaaaataaagttcGATAATTTCTgttgtcaataaaattataatggcGCGCGCCATACGCAATTTGATCGCGGACAGGATAGACGTCTTCATCAGTGTACTGTGTGAATTTACAAAGGTTGCAGTTAGGGTAATAAGTTATAGTgcaaataattgaattatatcTAATATTGCTTTTTCTGTTGCATTGGGTTTAAActgtaaaaatagaataagttATCCAAACttatacaacaataataaataaataaataatttcgagCAACTTTCAGGCTTTGAGCTCTAAGTTGttctattcaaataaatttaacaccaTTGACCatagattttaaaacattttcttacATGGTTATTTATTGGCACCATGGAATCAGTAGGTACTACGTTTGTCACAatttaacaactttattgAACTTTATTCAATTGACATGCTAGACGGGAaacgaaagaaaaacatagaatatTGGCGGTTTCTGGCCAATCAGAGCATTAGTCTCCTGtcacaatttttaattctacCAATAAGGTCGCCAATCCCGCCATGCAGCTAAATTCTCTGGCAACTTGGCTCTGACTACCTCGCAAGGGACGACGTGTTACTGAATCTGTTTTTgttgaaatcaaaattgtttagATACTTACACATATTTCACAGTCCACACGCCTTTCATTTCAGACTAGGTTTCGGCAGCTTCGCCGACAAGCCCATGATGCCCTACGCCTACATGGACCCCAACCGACTGAAGAACCCCTGCGCGCTGGAAGACCAGAGTTGCGAGATGACTTACAGCTATAGACATCATTTGTCGCTCACCACTGAGGTAAGAATATTTgaaaactgtatttattttactgaaaatgaaaactataataacagGAAATATCGCAAGAGTACGTAAAAATATCCAACACGTTTTTTAACATCCTTAAACAcaacattaatttgtttatttccatCATCTTTAAAAATAGCCGATCTGTCGATGACATTAAATAATTCTGCAAATCCTGATTCCGAAGCAGGAACGATTTctatatgtagttattagaAATAATTCGAGAATAATTCATGAACCACAGGTGAACGACTTCATAGAGAAGGTGAACAAGAGTTCGGTGACGGCAAATCTGGACAATGCGGAGGCACAACTAGAAGCTCTGGTGCAGACGGTGGCGTGTGACGTCATCGGCTGGGAACCGCGATCCAGGAAGATTGTTATACTACTGTCAGACGGGTTGATGCATACTGCAGGAGATGGCAAGATCAGTGAGTATACTTTAATATTCTAAAGTTAATTCATAGAGAAGGGTTCTAGATAATGGCGCCGCAAGCTCGGAAGATGGTCAGTAAGTAGACAATTATAATATGGTGAGGTCCAAATGTGGGCCTGTGATCTTTTTCTCTAGGTCTGAGCGCCCCGTGTCCTATTCCCGCAAATAAAGACCTACATCATAATCGCCACTGTTATTTATTCCACAGGTGGTTCAGTAAGGAGAAATGATGAAGCTTGCCATTTGGACGAGAACGGCTACTACTCTGAAGCTCCCACTTACGACTATCCGTCTATAGCTCAAGTATACAGACTTTTAGATGAATACAAGGTAAGGCACTCTCTCCACGAGGGAGAGGATCGCGGCGATATTATCGTCGTGCCATGAATTTCTATAGGTACACTTTCTATGGCGCTGTCTCCACAAGGGAGAATCGCGGCGATATTATCGTGGAGACAGCGTCATAGAAATTTCATGGAAATAAAACTGTGTTTATCGCAACATTTTAGCGGTCCCAATATGGCTGCATATGAAAACACAGACTTTGGACATTATTACTTCTAAATTGATATTTCTGTAGCTAATGATTACAACTAAGCTTAGAAAATGACCGCACTAACCGTAGCGAATCTAGCAGTTAACTAGAATTCGCATGCtccaaattatatattcatttccTATTCACAGGTTAACGTAATTTTTGCTGTTACTAATGACGTCAAAATACACTACGATCAACTACACGAGTTGCTGAAAGATTTCACGTACGTCGCTAAGTTGGAAAGCGACAGTTCTAATATATTGAAGCTAGTCAAAATGGGTTACGAAGATTTTGTGAGCGTGGTTGATTTTGAGGACAATTCCAATTTGGGGCCGATAAAGATTAAATACTTTAGTGATTGCGGAGAGCCAGGCGGGCCTTTGGTGGAGACGACGCGGTGTACGGGCGTCGAATATGGGATGACGTTGAATTATGAAGCTTATCTTACTTTGGAATCGTGTACTGATTTCAAAATGGTGAGTTTTTATAATGGGTTTTTGATACCTACATGTACTTAGCACATATTTTGTTTGCTCCAATACTGTCAGTCTTACACCACTACAGCCCTGAAGTGAATGTTGTTTTCTGGGTGCATGCGtttaattataacttataaGTATGTGCCTAggtattagtttatttataaaaataattagatttttattccTATTCTAAGATTTCTTACATTATTCTCGGGTTACCCGGTACAAGGCTATAtgaagatatataaaaataggttttaatttttttttagttatttttatattgaaataactcTATATATCATCGAAGAGtacgattttttatttcatttaaaataacagtGCAAATGCAAAGCCTGTTTCAATTGTAATATCTTTGATAATCTTAATAAGTAGTATCAGCCGAGATATGAATCTGTGCAATGAATAGACAATAAAAATTCCTATGATTCAATTGAAACGCAGAAGTTTGTAACAAATCTTTTGGTATTCCGTAAAGGCCATAAGCGGTCAATAGCACCGATTCTGTTTCGTTGCACGATCTGTGCAAAATATTGCtctaactaatttaaaaatgttgtgtaTAGAGGTAGAGATAGAATaacatattcaaattttacaaaactaacagcatataaaaaaaaggaatgcTTTTAATATCTCTCAAATCGGATGTTCAGTAACCAAgatttttccttttaaatacttatgcATTTTCGAACATGTATTGCAGTATTACGAAGATATTCTAATCTCCGAGAGCCAGCTTGGGCAGGACACTCTGAGCCTTGAAGTACAGATCCAGTGCGGTTGCAACTGCTCCGGGGACCAGCTCAAGGACATGGCCTTGTCTTGTCCTTTGAACTCCCATCCAGTGTGTGGCGTCTGCCAGTGCGACAACGGATGGTAAGTTTGACACTTGGTTGTTCACAGTTTATGTGGCCTTGTGTAACTTTATTTCGATTTCGTAAAGTGTCAAATTATTATCACAAGTATGGAGGTcgaaacttaaatatttgaaaaaattatatttctaaagcgggtcaaaatgtaaatattttggagATCTAATCTGAAAAGATTATTATTCACCTCGAACTGAGTAGACATCGATCTCCTATTTAGCAATACAACATGATAACCGTTGTTAATAAATAGTcgtttaaactaaaaaaagtcTTAGAATCCACCATAGCAATTAAATTGTGGCTTAACTTGATGACATTTTCATTTCAGGTCGGGCCCCAAATGCACTTGTTCAATCGCCGACGATACAGCATCAACTGAGCTTATGATGCAATGTCGAGCTCCTAACTCGACGAGGAGCTGCTCCGGCGCGGGAGACTGTTTGTGTGGGAAGTGCCAGTGTGACCCCGGCTTCCAGGGCCGCTACTGCCAGTGTCAGACCTGCGAAGTCAGCACGTAAGTGACCTTAGTAATTTATACTATATGTGTAACTGTATTTGTACttatgataaaacaaaatcatagTAAGCCCTTGGGCTTACTTTGTCtcattattcattataaataaataaataaataaataaatatattgggacaaatcacacagattgagccagtcccaaagtaagttcgagacttgtgttatgggatactaactcaacgatactatattttataataaatacatatataaataaataattacatatataaataaacattgttaCTTGGTCCTCATTATGCTTGCATAATGAGGACCAAGACTGTTTAAATGAGATTTTCTGCATTTCTTCTCGCCAGTggtcattataaaatatcgcttgtagctttgaaaataatttaatttctgaataaatgctttgactcAGCATCAGCAGGTAGTACTGAACTATTGGATTCTTATGACTCtgaaatttatgtttaataagCGAATATTTTTCCAGCGGATATAATTGAATTTGATTCCTTATCTGCATGAATTTTCATCTCACAtataacaacataaaaaatatgacgtcTCCAATAGGACATAAATATGGTCTTCAATAAAGCATGAAAAAGTATTATCACTTCTCCAATAACCAtagtgttgtttatttttatacatattgcttatacatacctactacCTAGTAGTAGTAAacttgcattttatttttgttccagAGAGAACGGACTAGAATGTGGAGGAGAAGATCGCGGATCGTGCGCGTGCGGGGAGTGCGTGTGCGCAGACCACTGGGGCGGCGTCGCCTGCGACTGCGCACTCAGCAATGAGACGTGTATAGCGCCGGGGAGTAAGGAAGTTTGCTCCGGACACGGAACTTGTGAATGTGGTACGTTTGTAGTTCCTAAAGCGGGCTCCAAAGACATAATTACAGTTATTATTAGCTCCTACTTAAAACCCTTTCGCCTGTTTAATTATAAGATACTTTGACtaggtttttgaaatatataaaaaaagctgAAGAGCTGATGGATCCTATTGACAATTTTCGCCTAAAAAGGCTCTTTTGAGGCTCTCTGCTGTAGTTGCTGCAGCACCAGCCTTCCTCCAGCGTCCCACACCAGCGGTCGAGATTCGGTTTCTACTTTTAAGATATCTCATTGATCGAACTGTTCATTGATGTCCTAGGCCAATGCCTGTGCGGGCTGACCGACGCCAGCCCCCCGAGCCGATACTCGGGCGCGTACTGTGAGACGTGCGCGTCCTGCCAGAACCCGCTCTGCGCCACCTCCCAGCCGTGCGTGTCCTGCCATCTGGAGCAGGGCTGTGACCGCCCCTGCTCCATCGCCAGCGGCAACTATACTGTCGTCGAGAACTACAACACCACAGGTACGTCTTGTTTGCTCTGAGATACAATAGAGTGCTTTTCCTTAGTTTATGTTGAGTACGTGTGCGGACTAGTTCAAAGATCAATCGATTGCGAAACCAATTTGAAAAATGCATGATGACCCTATATATGTATCAAAATAGCACCATGCAAAGGATACAGAAATCTCGGTCGTGCTCATAATATGCCCAGCATCTCTAAGGCTGTTTGTTTTTTCGaatgcttttttttaaatttggcgTCTAATGGTATTCTTTTCTTTCGTCGGGTCGACTATTCTAATTGTGTCGCTTAAACACGTATGTGAAATGTTTGAAACTTAGCAGATGttggaaaatttaataaattactacctaataaatgtgtaatttgAGTCTTACTATCAAAGTGACAGCGTTAGTGTGCGGGGAAAGCAGATTTGTCCTCCGTTATTACGCATTGAAAATGTTAATCACACATGTAGGAGAACATAGCTACCAAGCGAGACATTAGCATTAACGGCATAATCAGCTGTTGAAATTACAAGTGGCGGTTAGATGAAATCGAGGAAAGTGTCATTTGTGTTGTGAGCCAATCTCGCTTGGTCACAACTTGGCTAACCGCAGTTCGTCAGGGCCAAGCAGTTAGACAAATGATAGCGGCATTCTAGACTGCGGTATTTGGGGTGATTAGATATAATTTACTCTTTTTACTGATTTGTATtggataaataatgttaaaggAAATGATTGTCATTTTGCTtccgatattttatttgcatttgacGTGCACACAATAGAAACgaagttttgtttaaaaacgaACTTCTCACAATATTACCGGCGAATTCGTTGGCGTTAGACTTCTGCTTCGACtaagtaataaaactattgcGAAATTTATGCCAGtagatataaacattttttttatctacatcAAATTTACCTATAAAATGTTACGTACGTTTTGATCACTTTCCAAAACTATCAAAAGGTGTCTTCATCAGATTCATATAGATTTTCTTTGGACTTTTCCTTATTTACTATCCGGACTCAACTAACAAATATGAGTCTTGGCCTCTAAGACGAAAGCTGTTTGAACATATTCATCTTATTTTCAGGAGCGATAAAGAGTACCGACATCAGCTGCATATTCCGTATCGACGACTGTGAGTACAGATACACATACGCTGCGGCCTCCAAAGACTCGATCGACATGGAAATCATCATACGGAGTAAGGAGTGCTCGCAGATCAGTAGAGCGAGAATCATGAATGTTGGGTTTGCAATCATGTTGTGCATCGTAGTGGCAGGAATTGTGGTCATTTTGATTGTTAAAAGTCTGCAAATTGTGTCTGATAGAAGGGCCTATGCTCAGTTTGTGAAGGAAGCGGAGATGAGTCGGCTGGATCAACAGGAGTTGAACCCGATTTATAAGTCCCCGATTTCCCAGTTTACTATGCCTGAAGGGTATCCTAGAGATAAGATGGAATGAATTGAACTGGTTTAATAGTTACAATGCGCAGCCActacaaaattatacctactaatatGTTTTACTTTGATGACATGGCTAAGATCACCTTGAGACAAGGAAAATTTTGTGattaactgtaaataaatacttgatacctaattaaaatattccactTAACAACACTACTCAAAATAGGTGTAAATTGTCACGTTTCCAATAAAAGTACTTAACTACGAATCGTAGATCGTAGTAGTCGTACGGTCGAATATAATCATAGTAGTCATACGGTCGAATTGCATAGTTTGCAATGGGTGATATACATAGGTCAGTGTGTTTTAGGTAAAAATATGGAACATGCAGCTTACTCAAGAGCTTGTTgtatgtgtaaaaataatgtttagtaataattataaaaactttttgtacctaattattttaagcACATTAAGTTACTACGtacttaatacttttaaaatttttgcatACCTACCAGCACGAATCGTTACATACTTAATAATCTACTTATAACATCAGAATAGAAGTAATTTCATATTGAATTTGTCTTATCTATTGAAATTATTGCAAATACAAGTCCAAagaatgtctgtctgtatatttattatagagaGAGAGGTTAGCCTGAGACTTCTTAAGAACATAATCGTATCGAGAATGTCAAAATGTGTGTGGAAAATTCATAGTTCCGAGT from Plodia interpunctella isolate USDA-ARS_2022_Savannah chromosome 14, ilPloInte3.2, whole genome shotgun sequence carries:
- the Itgbn gene encoding integrin beta-nu, which translates into the protein MTELCYAKLSVFIVLLLVLDVGGQAQQQLFNKLVCIEKEECGACLTAASHCRWCADPYFDNRVPRCNDDESLVAAGCGQGMIQRPLSPLWETVESRPLQDMQADSVEDVVQIQPQKLRLSLKPRETKKIKFKYRPAKNYPLDLYYLMDLTWSMKDDKKTLVSLGDDLLAMLKNLTDNFRLGFGSFADKPMMPYAYMDPNRLKNPCALEDQSCEMTYSYRHHLSLTTEVNDFIEKVNKSSVTANLDNAEAQLEALVQTVACDVIGWEPRSRKIVILLSDGLMHTAGDGKISGSVRRNDEACHLDENGYYSEAPTYDYPSIAQVYRLLDEYKVNVIFAVTNDVKIHYDQLHELLKDFTYVAKLESDSSNILKLVKMGYEDFVSVVDFEDNSNLGPIKIKYFSDCGEPGGPLVETTRCTGVEYGMTLNYEAYLTLESCTDFKMYYEDILISESQLGQDTLSLEVQIQCGCNCSGDQLKDMALSCPLNSHPVCGVCQCDNGWSGPKCTCSIADDTASTELMMQCRAPNSTRSCSGAGDCLCGKCQCDPGFQGRYCQCQTCEVSTENGLECGGEDRGSCACGECVCADHWGGVACDCALSNETCIAPGSKEVCSGHGTCECGQCLCGLTDASPPSRYSGAYCETCASCQNPLCATSQPCVSCHLEQGCDRPCSIASGNYTVVENYNTTGAIKSTDISCIFRIDDCEYRYTYAAASKDSIDMEIIIRSKECSQISRARIMNVGFAIMLCIVVAGIVVILIVKSLQIVSDRRAYAQFVKEAEMSRLDQQELNPIYKSPISQFTMPEGYPRDKME